In a genomic window of Magnolia sinica isolate HGM2019 chromosome 16, MsV1, whole genome shotgun sequence:
- the LOC131228578 gene encoding uncharacterized protein LOC131228578 isoform X2, giving the protein MENSENPQNVVMPPVEGVAGGGTGYGWSDGISNCSNSLGGVVDPTKVPSADLLHVWCMPSTANIGQQEMPRPLEPISLLVARNERESTQIALRPKVSWGGIGIAGVVQVHSTDLCSTSGDRLVVGQSLTLRRVVSILGVPDALVPLDLPVTQINLIPGETTAIWVSVDIPSGQPPGQYEGEIFITALKADAESSAQRLAKSEKYQVYTEIKNCLEIVEPVDGGTFEEVVERVKSACVALKTVLLSPIFTEFSSDNGSGDMMDEDTLTNISIRVKLSVTVWDFILPLTPSLPAVFGISETVIEDRFGVQHGSDGWYDALERHFKWLLQFRISPFFCRWGDSMRVLTYTCPWPADHPKADEYYSDPRLAAYAVPYTPILNRDDAKDVVQKEVETLKKKAHWKKAYFYLWDEPLNMEQYNAVRSMSTELRTYAPDARVLTTYYCGPSDAPLAPSNFEAFVKVPKFLRPHTQIFCTSEWVLGNREDLVKDIIAEIQPDNGEEWWTYVCMGPSDPHPNWHLGMRGTQHRAVMWRVWKEGGKGFLYWGANCYEKSTVASAEIRFRRGLPPGDGVLFYPGEVFSPSHQPVASARLERILSGLQDIEYLKLYASRYGRDEGLALLEKTGVYLGPERYTLDHMAIDVMRAEIFRTCTS; this is encoded by the exons ATGGAGAACTCAG AGAATCCTCAGAACGTTGTTATGCCTCCAGTGGAAGGTGTTGCTGGAGGAGGGACCGGTTATGGATGGAGTGATGGTATCTCGAACTGTTCAAATTCTCTCGGTGGTGTAGTTGATCCTACAAAAGTTCCATCTGCAGATTTATTGCATGTGTGGTGTATGCCAAGCACTGCAAACATTGGACAGCAAGAAATGCCTCGGCCTTTGGAGCCT ATATCTCTTCTGGTggcaagaaatgaaagagaaagcaCCCAAATTGCTTTACGTCCAAAGGTTTCTTGGGGAGGTATTGGTATTGCAGGGGTTGTTCAAGTACACTCTACTGACTTGTGCTCCACTTCTGGTGATAG GTTGGTTGTAGGACAATCGTTGACTTTGCGCCGTGTTGTGTCTATCTTAGGTGTGCCTGATGCTCTTGTACCTCTTGATCTACCAGTCACTCAAATAAACCTAATTCCTGG AGAAACCACAGCAATTTGGGTTTCAGTTGACATCCCCTCTGGGCAACCACCTGGTCAATATGAAGGGGAAATTTTCATTACTGCTCTGAAGGCCGATGCAGA GTCTTCAGCACAACGTCTAGCTAAATCTGAGAAGTATCAAGTATACACTGAAATTAAAAATTGTCTTGAAATAGTGGAACCTGTAGACGGGGGAACATTTGAGGAAGTG GTAGAAAGAGTGAAATCTGCCTGTGTAGCTTTAAAAACAGTTCTTTTGTCACCGATATTTACTGAGTTTTCTTCAGATAATGGGTCAGGTGACATGATGGATGAAGACACTTTGACAAACATTTCTATCCGTGTGAAATTGAGTGTGACAGTATGGGACTTCATTCTTCCATTAACTCCTTCACTTCCAGCTGTATTTGGT ATATCCGAAACTGTGATTGAGGATCGTTTTGGAGTACAACATGGGAGTGATGGGTGGTATGATGCATTAGAAAGGCACTTCAAGTGGCTTCTTCAATTTAGAATTAGTCCATTCTTTTGCAGATGGGGAGACAGCATGCGTGTCTTAACATACACCTGTCCCTGGCCAG CTGATCATCCAAAGGCAGATGAATATTATTCAGATCCAAGACTGGCTGCATATGCTGTACCATATACTCCAATTCTTAATCG TGATGATGCTAAAGACGTGGTGCAAAAAGAAGTTGAAACCTTGAAGAAAAAAGCTCACTGGAAGAAAGCTTACTTCTACTTATGGGATGAG CCATTAAACATGGAGCAGTATAATGCTGTCCGCAGCATGTCCACTGAGCTACGGACGTATGCACCTGATGCTCGTGTTCTAACTACTTATTACTGCG GGCCAAGTGATGCACCTCTTGCACCTAGTAACTTTGAGGCTTTTGTTAAAGTTCCAAAATTTCTACGGCCTCATACTCAAATATTTTGTACAAG TGAGTGGGTTCTAGGTAATCGGGAGGATTTGGTTAAAGATATAATTGCAGAGATACAGCCAGACAATGGTGAG GAATGGTGGACCTACGTGTGCATGGGACCTTCAGATCCTCACCCTAACTGGCACCTCGGGATGCGGGGCACACAACACCGTGCAGTGATGTGGCGAGTATGGAAAGAAGGAGGCAAGGGGTTCCTGTATTGGGGTGCCAACTGCTATGAGAAATCAACGGTTGCGAGTGCAGAG ATAAGATTCAGGCGTGGGCTTCCGCCAGGCGATGGGGTCTTGTTTTATCCTGGCGAGGTTTTCTCCCCATCTCATCAACCCGTTGCTTCTGCCAGGCTAGAGCGCATCCTCAGCGGCTTGCAG GATATAGAATATCTAAAGCTCTATGCATCAAGGTACGGTAGAGATGAAGGACTGGCGCTCTTAGAGAAGACGGGTGTCTATCTAGGTCCGGAGCGTTACACACTTGATCACATGGCAATTGATGTCATGCGAGCTGAGATCTTCCGCACGTGCACATCCTGA
- the LOC131228578 gene encoding uncharacterized protein LOC131228578 isoform X1: MENSENPQNVVMPPVEGVAGGGTGYGWSDGISNCSNSLGGVVDPTKVPSADLLHVWCMPSTANIGQQEMPRPLEPISLLVARNERESTQIALRPKVSWGGIGIAGVVQVHSTDLCSTSGDRLVVGQSLTLRRVVSILGVPDALVPLDLPVTQINLIPGETTAIWVSVDIPSGQPPGQYEGEIFITALKADAESSAQRLAKSEKYQVYTEIKNCLEIVEPVDGGTFEEVVERVKSACVALKTVLLSPIFTEFSSDNGSGDMMDEDTLTNISIRVKLSVTVWDFILPLTPSLPAVFGISETVIEDRFGVQHGSDGWYDALERHFKWLLQFRISPFFCRWGDSMRVLTYTCPWPADHPKADEYYSDPRLAAYAVPYTPILNRSDDAKDVVQKEVETLKKKAHWKKAYFYLWDEPLNMEQYNAVRSMSTELRTYAPDARVLTTYYCGPSDAPLAPSNFEAFVKVPKFLRPHTQIFCTSEWVLGNREDLVKDIIAEIQPDNGEEWWTYVCMGPSDPHPNWHLGMRGTQHRAVMWRVWKEGGKGFLYWGANCYEKSTVASAEIRFRRGLPPGDGVLFYPGEVFSPSHQPVASARLERILSGLQDIEYLKLYASRYGRDEGLALLEKTGVYLGPERYTLDHMAIDVMRAEIFRTCTS, translated from the exons ATGGAGAACTCAG AGAATCCTCAGAACGTTGTTATGCCTCCAGTGGAAGGTGTTGCTGGAGGAGGGACCGGTTATGGATGGAGTGATGGTATCTCGAACTGTTCAAATTCTCTCGGTGGTGTAGTTGATCCTACAAAAGTTCCATCTGCAGATTTATTGCATGTGTGGTGTATGCCAAGCACTGCAAACATTGGACAGCAAGAAATGCCTCGGCCTTTGGAGCCT ATATCTCTTCTGGTggcaagaaatgaaagagaaagcaCCCAAATTGCTTTACGTCCAAAGGTTTCTTGGGGAGGTATTGGTATTGCAGGGGTTGTTCAAGTACACTCTACTGACTTGTGCTCCACTTCTGGTGATAG GTTGGTTGTAGGACAATCGTTGACTTTGCGCCGTGTTGTGTCTATCTTAGGTGTGCCTGATGCTCTTGTACCTCTTGATCTACCAGTCACTCAAATAAACCTAATTCCTGG AGAAACCACAGCAATTTGGGTTTCAGTTGACATCCCCTCTGGGCAACCACCTGGTCAATATGAAGGGGAAATTTTCATTACTGCTCTGAAGGCCGATGCAGA GTCTTCAGCACAACGTCTAGCTAAATCTGAGAAGTATCAAGTATACACTGAAATTAAAAATTGTCTTGAAATAGTGGAACCTGTAGACGGGGGAACATTTGAGGAAGTG GTAGAAAGAGTGAAATCTGCCTGTGTAGCTTTAAAAACAGTTCTTTTGTCACCGATATTTACTGAGTTTTCTTCAGATAATGGGTCAGGTGACATGATGGATGAAGACACTTTGACAAACATTTCTATCCGTGTGAAATTGAGTGTGACAGTATGGGACTTCATTCTTCCATTAACTCCTTCACTTCCAGCTGTATTTGGT ATATCCGAAACTGTGATTGAGGATCGTTTTGGAGTACAACATGGGAGTGATGGGTGGTATGATGCATTAGAAAGGCACTTCAAGTGGCTTCTTCAATTTAGAATTAGTCCATTCTTTTGCAGATGGGGAGACAGCATGCGTGTCTTAACATACACCTGTCCCTGGCCAG CTGATCATCCAAAGGCAGATGAATATTATTCAGATCCAAGACTGGCTGCATATGCTGTACCATATACTCCAATTCTTAATCG TAGTGATGATGCTAAAGACGTGGTGCAAAAAGAAGTTGAAACCTTGAAGAAAAAAGCTCACTGGAAGAAAGCTTACTTCTACTTATGGGATGAG CCATTAAACATGGAGCAGTATAATGCTGTCCGCAGCATGTCCACTGAGCTACGGACGTATGCACCTGATGCTCGTGTTCTAACTACTTATTACTGCG GGCCAAGTGATGCACCTCTTGCACCTAGTAACTTTGAGGCTTTTGTTAAAGTTCCAAAATTTCTACGGCCTCATACTCAAATATTTTGTACAAG TGAGTGGGTTCTAGGTAATCGGGAGGATTTGGTTAAAGATATAATTGCAGAGATACAGCCAGACAATGGTGAG GAATGGTGGACCTACGTGTGCATGGGACCTTCAGATCCTCACCCTAACTGGCACCTCGGGATGCGGGGCACACAACACCGTGCAGTGATGTGGCGAGTATGGAAAGAAGGAGGCAAGGGGTTCCTGTATTGGGGTGCCAACTGCTATGAGAAATCAACGGTTGCGAGTGCAGAG ATAAGATTCAGGCGTGGGCTTCCGCCAGGCGATGGGGTCTTGTTTTATCCTGGCGAGGTTTTCTCCCCATCTCATCAACCCGTTGCTTCTGCCAGGCTAGAGCGCATCCTCAGCGGCTTGCAG GATATAGAATATCTAAAGCTCTATGCATCAAGGTACGGTAGAGATGAAGGACTGGCGCTCTTAGAGAAGACGGGTGTCTATCTAGGTCCGGAGCGTTACACACTTGATCACATGGCAATTGATGTCATGCGAGCTGAGATCTTCCGCACGTGCACATCCTGA
- the LOC131228578 gene encoding uncharacterized protein LOC131228578 isoform X3, with the protein MPPVEGVAGGGTGYGWSDGISNCSNSLGGVVDPTKVPSADLLHVWCMPSTANIGQQEMPRPLEPISLLVARNERESTQIALRPKVSWGGIGIAGVVQVHSTDLCSTSGDRLVVGQSLTLRRVVSILGVPDALVPLDLPVTQINLIPGETTAIWVSVDIPSGQPPGQYEGEIFITALKADAESSAQRLAKSEKYQVYTEIKNCLEIVEPVDGGTFEEVVERVKSACVALKTVLLSPIFTEFSSDNGSGDMMDEDTLTNISIRVKLSVTVWDFILPLTPSLPAVFGISETVIEDRFGVQHGSDGWYDALERHFKWLLQFRISPFFCRWGDSMRVLTYTCPWPADHPKADEYYSDPRLAAYAVPYTPILNRSDDAKDVVQKEVETLKKKAHWKKAYFYLWDEPLNMEQYNAVRSMSTELRTYAPDARVLTTYYCGPSDAPLAPSNFEAFVKVPKFLRPHTQIFCTSEWVLGNREDLVKDIIAEIQPDNGEEWWTYVCMGPSDPHPNWHLGMRGTQHRAVMWRVWKEGGKGFLYWGANCYEKSTVASAEIRFRRGLPPGDGVLFYPGEVFSPSHQPVASARLERILSGLQDIEYLKLYASRYGRDEGLALLEKTGVYLGPERYTLDHMAIDVMRAEIFRTCTS; encoded by the exons ATGCCTCCAGTGGAAGGTGTTGCTGGAGGAGGGACCGGTTATGGATGGAGTGATGGTATCTCGAACTGTTCAAATTCTCTCGGTGGTGTAGTTGATCCTACAAAAGTTCCATCTGCAGATTTATTGCATGTGTGGTGTATGCCAAGCACTGCAAACATTGGACAGCAAGAAATGCCTCGGCCTTTGGAGCCT ATATCTCTTCTGGTggcaagaaatgaaagagaaagcaCCCAAATTGCTTTACGTCCAAAGGTTTCTTGGGGAGGTATTGGTATTGCAGGGGTTGTTCAAGTACACTCTACTGACTTGTGCTCCACTTCTGGTGATAG GTTGGTTGTAGGACAATCGTTGACTTTGCGCCGTGTTGTGTCTATCTTAGGTGTGCCTGATGCTCTTGTACCTCTTGATCTACCAGTCACTCAAATAAACCTAATTCCTGG AGAAACCACAGCAATTTGGGTTTCAGTTGACATCCCCTCTGGGCAACCACCTGGTCAATATGAAGGGGAAATTTTCATTACTGCTCTGAAGGCCGATGCAGA GTCTTCAGCACAACGTCTAGCTAAATCTGAGAAGTATCAAGTATACACTGAAATTAAAAATTGTCTTGAAATAGTGGAACCTGTAGACGGGGGAACATTTGAGGAAGTG GTAGAAAGAGTGAAATCTGCCTGTGTAGCTTTAAAAACAGTTCTTTTGTCACCGATATTTACTGAGTTTTCTTCAGATAATGGGTCAGGTGACATGATGGATGAAGACACTTTGACAAACATTTCTATCCGTGTGAAATTGAGTGTGACAGTATGGGACTTCATTCTTCCATTAACTCCTTCACTTCCAGCTGTATTTGGT ATATCCGAAACTGTGATTGAGGATCGTTTTGGAGTACAACATGGGAGTGATGGGTGGTATGATGCATTAGAAAGGCACTTCAAGTGGCTTCTTCAATTTAGAATTAGTCCATTCTTTTGCAGATGGGGAGACAGCATGCGTGTCTTAACATACACCTGTCCCTGGCCAG CTGATCATCCAAAGGCAGATGAATATTATTCAGATCCAAGACTGGCTGCATATGCTGTACCATATACTCCAATTCTTAATCG TAGTGATGATGCTAAAGACGTGGTGCAAAAAGAAGTTGAAACCTTGAAGAAAAAAGCTCACTGGAAGAAAGCTTACTTCTACTTATGGGATGAG CCATTAAACATGGAGCAGTATAATGCTGTCCGCAGCATGTCCACTGAGCTACGGACGTATGCACCTGATGCTCGTGTTCTAACTACTTATTACTGCG GGCCAAGTGATGCACCTCTTGCACCTAGTAACTTTGAGGCTTTTGTTAAAGTTCCAAAATTTCTACGGCCTCATACTCAAATATTTTGTACAAG TGAGTGGGTTCTAGGTAATCGGGAGGATTTGGTTAAAGATATAATTGCAGAGATACAGCCAGACAATGGTGAG GAATGGTGGACCTACGTGTGCATGGGACCTTCAGATCCTCACCCTAACTGGCACCTCGGGATGCGGGGCACACAACACCGTGCAGTGATGTGGCGAGTATGGAAAGAAGGAGGCAAGGGGTTCCTGTATTGGGGTGCCAACTGCTATGAGAAATCAACGGTTGCGAGTGCAGAG ATAAGATTCAGGCGTGGGCTTCCGCCAGGCGATGGGGTCTTGTTTTATCCTGGCGAGGTTTTCTCCCCATCTCATCAACCCGTTGCTTCTGCCAGGCTAGAGCGCATCCTCAGCGGCTTGCAG GATATAGAATATCTAAAGCTCTATGCATCAAGGTACGGTAGAGATGAAGGACTGGCGCTCTTAGAGAAGACGGGTGTCTATCTAGGTCCGGAGCGTTACACACTTGATCACATGGCAATTGATGTCATGCGAGCTGAGATCTTCCGCACGTGCACATCCTGA